From the genome of Pseudomonadota bacterium, one region includes:
- a CDS encoding choice-of-anchor L domain-containing protein has translation MRDILLSRYVTNVEINKTSSDRIKCVIGIVIAACLFLFTSNAYAISIAPTLDSAKLKNALIGSGLTSIDLTSALVTVAGHECSECGWDQFSNRVAATSAGTFLDDSNTFGLSTGIIISSGGVEPNVRDAGYTPYGSTGDGNPATSAQNSLLSPITGKSDHFDVTQIDIAFDMQPGINQIAFDIIFATNERWEGGLHDFNTDFVDGFGLYVNGVNVAFVDHQLVNINFPDFIFGGETQFEGLLFNDLTGVVHHVTAPVNALGNNVTLILGDASDGEVQSGVFVSMVSAKAVPVPTSLILLVSGLVGLIGFRSKFKR, from the coding sequence ATGAGAGACATATTATTATCACGATACGTGACGAATGTGGAAATAAACAAAACAAGCTCAGATAGGATTAAATGTGTTATTGGTATTGTTATCGCGGCCTGCCTTTTCCTGTTTACTTCTAATGCTTACGCAATATCTATTGCCCCCACATTAGATTCTGCGAAACTCAAAAATGCGTTAATTGGAAGTGGGCTAACCAGTATTGATTTAACTTCTGCACTGGTAACGGTAGCCGGTCACGAGTGTTCTGAATGTGGATGGGACCAATTTTCTAATCGGGTTGCGGCTACCTCTGCAGGCACCTTTTTAGATGATAGCAATACATTCGGGTTAAGCACAGGCATCATTATCAGTTCTGGTGGCGTTGAACCAAACGTTCGAGATGCGGGATACACGCCTTATGGATCGACCGGCGACGGCAACCCTGCTACATCAGCGCAGAATTCATTGCTCAGTCCGATAACAGGCAAGAGCGATCATTTCGATGTTACGCAAATTGATATTGCATTTGACATGCAGCCAGGTATCAACCAAATCGCGTTTGATATTATTTTCGCTACTAATGAGCGATGGGAAGGTGGTCTTCACGACTTTAATACTGATTTTGTTGATGGTTTTGGTCTTTACGTCAACGGAGTCAATGTAGCTTTTGTTGATCATCAGCTAGTAAATATCAATTTCCCTGACTTCATTTTTGGTGGGGAAACACAATTCGAAGGCCTTCTATTCAACGATTTGACAGGCGTAGTGCATCATGTTACCGCTCCGGTAAACGCGTTAGGGAATAATGTTACTTTGATCTTGGGTGATGCATCAGATGGAGAAGTACAAAGTGGAGTTTTTGTATCTATGGTTTCAGCTAAGGCAGTCCCCGTTCCCACGTCCTTGATCTTACTTGTCTCCGGTTTAGTCGGTCTTATAGGATTCAGAAGCAAATTCAAGAGATAA
- a CDS encoding type II toxin-antitoxin system RelE/ParE family toxin — MKIFQSRSFEQKVKKFNKPEKKALDKQILKIVDNPLIGVEKKGDLRGVYVHKFKTKTIQLLLSYRFSGDALELIMIGSHENYYRDLKNYLKAR, encoded by the coding sequence ATGAAAATCTTCCAATCACGCTCGTTTGAGCAGAAGGTCAAAAAATTTAATAAACCGGAAAAAAAAGCTCTCGACAAACAGATTCTAAAGATTGTCGACAACCCTTTGATTGGTGTGGAGAAAAAAGGCGATCTTCGCGGAGTATACGTCCATAAATTCAAAACAAAAACCATTCAACTTTTGCTTTCTTACCGTTTTTCCGGAGATGCTCTTGAATTAATAATGATTGGCTCGCATGAAAATTATTATAGAGATCTTAAAAACTACCTCAAAGCAAGATAA
- a CDS encoding SOS response-associated peptidase: MCGRFAQFSPLKILKQKFQIDSVTCEFAPNYNVAPSQEVLAIVKQENENNLEKLHWGLVPIWAKDISTGFHMINARIETISTKPAFKDALKKHRCLIIADGFYEWKGEKGRKQPYYITIASGEPFVFAGLWNTWNKNKDDAGPAYKSCTIITTAASKSISELHDRMPVILSSKYHELWLNPEIQSPKDLDAILHDGMTNEMKYYPVSKQVNFAKNNNPSCVEPITPDNFI, from the coding sequence ATGTGTGGAAGATTCGCCCAATTCAGTCCTTTAAAAATACTTAAGCAGAAATTTCAAATTGATTCTGTTACATGTGAATTTGCGCCCAATTACAATGTTGCCCCTTCTCAGGAAGTACTTGCAATAGTAAAACAGGAGAATGAAAATAATCTGGAAAAGCTACATTGGGGATTGGTACCAATTTGGGCAAAGGACATTTCAACCGGTTTTCACATGATAAATGCAAGAATTGAAACCATTTCAACCAAACCCGCTTTCAAAGATGCGCTAAAAAAACACAGGTGCCTGATTATTGCAGACGGTTTTTATGAATGGAAAGGAGAAAAAGGCCGGAAACAGCCATATTATATAACTATTGCTTCAGGTGAACCATTTGTATTTGCCGGGTTATGGAATACATGGAACAAAAATAAGGACGATGCAGGACCTGCTTACAAGTCATGTACTATTATAACGACAGCAGCAAGCAAATCAATTAGTGAGCTTCATGATAGAATGCCTGTTATCCTTTCATCAAAATACCATGAATTGTGGTTAAATCCCGAAATACAATCTCCAAAAGATTTGGATGCTATATTACATGATGGTATGACAAACGAAATGAAATACTACCCGGTTTCAAAACAAGTAAACTTTGCTAAGAACAACAACCCTTCTTGTGTGGAGCCGATAACACCGGATAATTTCATATAG
- a CDS encoding ParD-like family protein: MTTAVRITDELARDAKIFSKIDKRSLTGQIEHWARIGKCAEENPDLTYSLIKDIFIGLSELEHGESSEYKFG; encoded by the coding sequence ATGACAACCGCAGTGAGAATTACCGACGAATTGGCACGAGACGCAAAAATTTTTAGCAAAATCGATAAGCGTTCATTAACCGGTCAAATTGAACATTGGGCACGAATTGGGAAGTGTGCCGAGGAAAATCCAGATTTAACTTACAGTCTAATTAAAGATATTTTTATAGGTCTATCAGAGCTGGAACACGGTGAATCATCGGAGTACAAATTCGGATAA
- a CDS encoding transposase, which translates to MHHIIIRGIDRQKIFKNDEDRDHFLSRLSIILTETKTDCYAWALIPNHFHLLLRTGNVSISTTMRRLLTGYALWYNRRHRRSGHLFQNRYKSILCQEDSYLLELVRYIHLNPLRAGLVPDLTTLDNYPYCGHSVLMAKANCDWQNTDKVLGLFGEKAGKARRTYRQFVNKGIEQGKRTDLTGGGLIRSMGGWAAVKALRAAKTFEKGDERILGDGEFVESVLKAANEQMENKYALLSRGFNLNGVATRVAEVLAVEQEKVWAAGRQRETVQARSLLCYWAVRKLGVTMTSLSRRLNITVTAVSKSVIRGEKLAKANNYLLFDN; encoded by the coding sequence ATGCATCATATAATTATCAGGGGAATTGACAGGCAGAAAATATTTAAAAATGATGAAGACCGGGATCATTTTCTAAGCCGTCTGAGTATTATTCTGACAGAAACGAAAACAGATTGCTATGCATGGGCTCTTATCCCCAACCATTTTCATTTACTGTTAAGAACCGGTAACGTTTCCATCTCAACGACAATGAGACGGCTTTTGACCGGATACGCACTATGGTACAACCGCAGACACCGCAGATCTGGACATCTGTTTCAAAACCGCTACAAATCTATTTTATGCCAGGAAGACTCTTACTTATTGGAACTGGTGCGCTACATCCATCTAAACCCTCTTAGGGCCGGACTTGTTCCTGATTTAACAACATTGGACAATTATCCATACTGCGGCCATAGTGTATTGATGGCAAAAGCAAACTGTGATTGGCAAAATACGGATAAGGTTTTAGGGCTTTTTGGCGAAAAAGCCGGTAAGGCAAGGAGAACCTACCGACAATTTGTTAACAAAGGGATTGAACAAGGGAAACGAACAGATCTAACAGGCGGCGGGCTTATTCGTAGCATGGGTGGATGGGCTGCGGTAAAAGCGCTTCGAGCGGCAAAAACTTTTGAAAAGGGTGATGAGAGAATTTTGGGAGATGGCGAATTTGTTGAAAGTGTGCTTAAAGCTGCTAACGAGCAAATGGAAAATAAATATGCTCTTCTGAGTCGTGGCTTTAACTTAAACGGAGTAGCAACCAGAGTTGCCGAAGTTCTTGCAGTTGAACAGGAAAAAGTCTGGGCTGCCGGAAGACAGCGGGAAACTGTTCAGGCGCGCAGCCTATTGTGCTATTGGGCAGTCAGAAAGTTGGGAGTAACAATGACATCGCTTTCCCGTCGATTGAATATAACAGTAACAGCTGTTAGCAAATCTGTAATACGTGGCGAGAAACTCGCAAAGGCAAATAACTATTTGCTTTTCGATAATTAA